Proteins encoded by one window of Candidatus Nitrosocosmicus hydrocola:
- the alaS gene encoding alanine--tRNA ligase: MNKSELLSLFSSDYKKYYNVSLFDRLGFARQGCSVCGRFFWSITQKEICPDHENYSFIDNPPTAKRFGYTQIWNEIKQYFEKNNHAIVNRYPVVCRWREDLYYTIASIVDFQRIAENQVIFELPKNPLLVPQMCLRFNDIENVGITGRHYTSFCMVGQACDADSPGGYWKDRCIDLDFNLLVEVLGISPTEITFVEDVWIGAGAFGSSLEYFVRGLELGNAVFTEFEGTENNYKVMKNKIIDMGAGLERLAWITNGTPTSYDCTFDHVLKKIFDEKQIYFAKSLGNDTEIRNLLSNYFKRVSTRLEVNNDISLTRKQIAKEMGIDVGKLQEIVVPYESLYTIIDHVRTLVFAISDGSLPSNVGGGYNLRVLLRRTLSLLKQIKLDLKITDVVDLHIEQLSPMYPELEDYRDDIHTILNIESNRFVETQNRITTIATKFKKQKNKLTIDDLVRLYESDGVTPDYLVEVGLLNSIPTNFYTRLAEIHSINKSQKVEKNEFDSKVDFDFSTLESTKLIYYYNPLELVFSAKVVKVFDNNFVILDKTAFYPRGGGQEPDHGYIGPFKVDNVIKIRDIVIHHIEGNFEANEGDLLSCVVEKERRDAITRNHTSTHIVNHSSKNILGSWVWQNSAYKDEQYARLDITHHSSLSRTQMQEIEKRANEIVRQNLPVSINIYDRGIAEQDYGFSIYQGGVVPSNNVRIVKVGGLDIEACGGTHVFNTGEIGLIKILKTERIQDGVVRIEFVSGDNALSRVQLQDNQIHSVATKLGTSREKLSETLSKIIEDLDKSKKKVRNILRNTSPLFIGKILNDSKILKKFSTKANEAVKFYLNNDENHDEEFHLAVGKLSTEKDQNLIYIGLILQESKSIKIIVFCGKLVAEKIGASIVASSIALNFGGSGGGTMYFGQGGGTALEKLGSIEDTIPGILSNIYTGNN; encoded by the coding sequence TTGAATAAATCAGAACTTCTCTCCTTATTTTCGTCCGATTATAAGAAATATTACAACGTTTCATTATTTGATAGGTTAGGATTTGCTAGGCAAGGTTGTTCTGTATGTGGGCGATTTTTTTGGTCGATTACCCAGAAAGAGATTTGTCCTGATCATGAAAACTACAGTTTTATTGACAACCCACCAACTGCAAAAAGATTTGGGTACACTCAAATTTGGAATGAGATAAAGCAGTACTTCGAGAAAAATAATCACGCGATTGTAAACCGATACCCAGTGGTATGTAGGTGGAGAGAAGACCTATACTACACAATTGCCTCCATTGTGGATTTTCAAAGAATAGCAGAAAACCAAGTCATTTTTGAATTACCTAAGAATCCTCTTCTAGTACCACAAATGTGCTTAAGATTCAACGATATAGAGAATGTTGGCATTACAGGAAGACATTATACCTCCTTTTGTATGGTTGGTCAAGCTTGTGACGCTGATTCACCTGGCGGGTATTGGAAAGACAGATGTATTGATTTAGATTTTAACCTCTTGGTAGAAGTGTTGGGGATCTCTCCCACTGAGATTACATTTGTAGAAGACGTGTGGATTGGTGCTGGGGCATTTGGGAGTTCTTTGGAATATTTCGTGAGGGGCCTTGAATTAGGGAATGCAGTTTTTACTGAATTTGAAGGTACCGAAAATAATTACAAAGTCATGAAAAATAAGATTATCGACATGGGTGCAGGATTGGAGAGGCTAGCCTGGATAACCAACGGTACCCCTACAAGTTATGACTGTACCTTCGATCATGTTTTGAAAAAAATCTTTGATGAAAAACAAATTTACTTCGCAAAATCTTTAGGAAATGACACTGAAATTAGAAATTTGTTATCAAATTATTTTAAAAGAGTATCGACAAGGTTAGAGGTCAATAACGATATTTCGTTAACAAGAAAACAAATTGCGAAGGAGATGGGAATTGATGTTGGCAAATTGCAAGAAATAGTAGTCCCATATGAGTCTCTATATACGATTATTGATCATGTTCGTACATTGGTCTTCGCTATTAGTGATGGTTCGTTACCCTCAAATGTAGGAGGAGGTTATAATCTAAGAGTATTATTAAGAAGAACGTTATCACTTTTGAAACAGATAAAACTTGATCTTAAGATAACTGATGTTGTAGATCTGCATATTGAACAATTATCTCCTATGTATCCTGAATTGGAGGATTATAGAGACGATATCCACACTATATTAAATATAGAATCTAATAGATTCGTAGAAACTCAAAATAGGATCACAACAATTGCTACAAAATTTAAAAAACAGAAAAACAAGTTAACTATTGATGATTTAGTAAGGCTATACGAATCTGATGGTGTAACACCTGATTATTTGGTTGAAGTCGGTTTACTAAATTCAATACCAACTAACTTTTATACCCGACTAGCAGAGATCCATTCAATCAATAAATCTCAAAAGGTTGAGAAAAATGAATTTGATTCTAAAGTTGATTTCGATTTCAGCACACTTGAGAGCACAAAATTGATTTATTATTATAATCCTTTAGAGCTAGTTTTCTCGGCTAAAGTTGTAAAAGTATTTGATAATAATTTCGTAATTCTTGATAAAACTGCCTTCTATCCACGTGGTGGTGGCCAAGAGCCAGATCATGGATATATTGGTCCATTTAAGGTAGATAATGTTATTAAAATTAGAGATATAGTAATCCATCATATCGAAGGAAATTTTGAGGCCAACGAAGGTGATCTGCTAAGTTGTGTGGTTGAAAAAGAAAGAAGAGATGCGATCACCCGCAATCATACATCTACTCATATTGTAAATCACTCTTCGAAAAATATTTTGGGCTCTTGGGTTTGGCAAAATTCTGCTTATAAGGACGAACAATATGCCAGATTGGACATAACTCATCATTCTTCTTTGTCAAGGACACAGATGCAGGAAATTGAAAAAAGAGCTAACGAGATAGTTAGACAAAATTTGCCAGTCTCAATTAACATTTATGATAGGGGGATAGCAGAGCAAGATTATGGATTCAGCATATATCAGGGCGGAGTAGTACCATCCAATAATGTAAGAATAGTGAAAGTTGGTGGATTAGATATTGAAGCATGTGGAGGCACGCACGTTTTTAATACAGGTGAAATTGGGCTAATTAAAATACTGAAAACAGAGAGAATTCAAGACGGGGTAGTTAGGATCGAATTCGTTTCAGGAGACAATGCCTTAAGCCGAGTCCAATTGCAAGACAATCAAATTCATTCAGTTGCTACTAAACTTGGAACTAGTCGTGAGAAACTATCAGAGACATTATCTAAAATCATTGAGGACTTGGATAAATCGAAAAAAAAGGTCAGAAATATCCTACGAAATACATCACCCTTATTTATTGGTAAAATTTTAAATGACTCTAAAATACTAAAGAAGTTTTCCACAAAGGCCAATGAGGCAGTAAAGTTTTATCTTAACAATGACGAAAACCATGATGAGGAGTTTCATTTAGCAGTAGGAAAACTTTCAACAGAAAAGGATCAGAATCTCATTTATATCGGATTAATTTTGCAAGAATCAAAATCAATCAAAATTATTGTATTTTGCGGAAAATTGGTAGCAGAAAAAATTGGCGCCAGCATTGTTGCAAGTAGTATAGCTCTAAATTTCGGTGGTTCTGGCGGAGGGACAATGTATTTTGGTCAAGGAGGAGGAACTGCTTTGGAGAAATTAGGGTCCATAGAGGATACCATACCAGGTATTTTGAGCAACATTTACACAGGAAATAACTGA
- the trxA gene encoding thioredoxin, with protein MGNENVTHVTTGNWDSEVLKADKPVFVDFWAEWCGPCRMVGPVVEQIAQSYSDKVKVVKLNVDENQEIAMKYGIQSIPSLLIFKDGKEIKRTIGAAPKDTYIKFINEAITS; from the coding sequence ATGGGAAACGAGAATGTCACTCACGTAACGACTGGAAATTGGGATTCAGAGGTATTAAAAGCAGATAAGCCAGTCTTTGTTGACTTTTGGGCTGAATGGTGTGGTCCCTGTAGAATGGTCGGTCCAGTTGTAGAACAAATAGCACAATCCTACTCCGACAAAGTGAAGGTAGTAAAATTGAATGTTGATGAGAACCAAGAAATCGCAATGAAGTATGGTATTCAATCGATTCCGTCATTGTTGATTTTTAAGGATGGTAAAGAGATAAAAAGAACTATTGGCGCAGCACCCAAGGATACCTATATTAAATTCATTAACGAGGCAATTACCTCATAA